A stretch of the Heterodontus francisci isolate sHetFra1 chromosome 10, sHetFra1.hap1, whole genome shotgun sequence genome encodes the following:
- the cldn34a gene encoding claudin-34, with protein sequence MGHPANSIALQLVGFVLGAVGWIGSAIAAGLVQWRVWHVSSAEITSGIAWVGIWRVCFYSHVLTTPPFRLMFCQRLGAVDLFVPPEIVVAQGLMLAAVLSGALGKAATVYGLRNIYFGREQHLGRTELALAAGGSFHLLACVCMAIPAVWNLSSVVSNRGIAFPAWFHLPNSPQSQEVGAAVYVAIFSSALLLLAGIFLMSYRQPPPLSGTKVHPFTDDFSDNSSLVSGGTMQMESCRLAKSISEYSLSSYGTDNLAFSSEDNL encoded by the coding sequence ATGGGTCACCCAGCCAACAGCATTGCCCTCCAGCTGGTGGGTTTTGTGTTGGGCGCGGTGGGTTGGATTGGTTCGGCCATTGCTGCGGGGCTGGTTCAGTGGAGAGTATGGCACGTGAGCTCAGCGGAGATCACCTCGGGCATCGCCTGGGTTGGCATCTGGAGGGTCTGCTTCTACAGCCACGTGCTGACTACGCCACCTTTCCGGCTGATGTTCTGCCAGAGACTCGGTGCAGTCGACCTGTTTGTCCCGCCTGAGATCGTCGTTGCTCAAGGGTTGATGCTGGCGGCCGTGCTGTCCGGGGCCTTGGGGAAAGCTGCTACCGTCTATGGGCTAAGGAACATCTACTTTGGCAGAGAGCAGCATCTGGGCCGGACTGAGCTCGCGCTGGCAGCTGGAGGGAGCTTCCACCTCCTGGCTTGTGTCTGCATGGCAATCCCCGCTGTCTGGAACTTgagctctgtggtgagtaaccGGGGCATTGCGTTTCCGGCTTGGTTCCACCTGCCCAACTCACCGCAGAGCCAGGAAGTGGGAGCAGCTGTTTACGTGGCCATTTTCTCATCCGCCCTGCTCCTCcttgctgggatcttcctgatgaGTTACAGGCAACCTCCCCCACTCTCCGGAACCAAGGTGCACCCTTTCACTGACGACTTCTCCGACAATTCCAGCCTGGTCTCTGGGGGCACAATGCAAATGGAGAGCTGTAGGCTGGCAAAGAGCATCTCAGAATATTCCCTTTCCAGTTATGGAACAGACAATCTGGCATTTAGTTCCGAGGACAACCTTTAA